One stretch of Methylorubrum populi DNA includes these proteins:
- a CDS encoding IS256-like element ISSpwi2 family transposase, producing MSRRKEPAIPNELLDQLLAGGTASAAFEQGGLLDSLKKALTERALNAEMDHHLAGEDGAGNMRNGYGRKTVMTDTGKLAIDVPRDRQSSFDPQLIAKYQRRFPGFDDKIVSMYARGMSTREITRHLHDLYGIDVSPDLISTVTDAVLDEVATWQQRPLDPVYPLVFFDAIRVKIRDEGMVRNKAIHIALGVRADGAKEVLGLWLEQNEGAKFWLRVMNELRNRGVEDILLAVVDGLKGFPDAITAVFPDAIVQTCIVHLLRNSMDFVSWKDRKNLASALKEIYRATDADAAEKALTAFEAGPWGQRYPAIGQSWRRAWGEVIPFFAFPDEVRRIIYTTNAIEALNSKLRRAVRARGHFPSDEAATKLLYLILNRSEKEWKMPPREWTMAKAQFAVIFGERFIRAMAA from the coding sequence ATGTCACGACGCAAAGAACCTGCCATACCGAATGAGCTTCTCGATCAGCTTTTGGCGGGCGGCACTGCCAGTGCCGCCTTCGAGCAGGGCGGTCTGCTCGATTCGCTGAAGAAGGCGCTGACAGAGCGTGCCCTGAATGCGGAGATGGATCACCACCTCGCTGGCGAAGACGGCGCCGGCAACATGCGCAACGGCTACGGTCGGAAGACGGTAATGACCGACACCGGCAAGTTGGCGATCGACGTGCCGCGCGATCGCCAGTCGAGCTTCGACCCGCAGTTGATCGCCAAGTATCAACGCCGCTTTCCCGGCTTCGACGACAAGATCGTGTCGATGTACGCGCGCGGCATGAGCACCCGCGAGATCACCAGGCACCTGCACGATCTATACGGCATCGACGTCTCACCCGATTTGATTAGCACGGTGACCGACGCCGTGCTCGATGAGGTCGCCACTTGGCAGCAGCGGCCGCTCGATCCGGTTTACCCGCTGGTCTTCTTCGACGCGATCCGGGTCAAGATCCGCGACGAGGGCATGGTGCGCAACAAGGCGATCCACATTGCGCTGGGCGTCCGCGCCGACGGCGCAAAGGAGGTGCTCGGCTTGTGGCTCGAGCAGAATGAGGGTGCCAAGTTCTGGCTTCGGGTGATGAACGAGCTTCGCAACCGTGGCGTTGAAGACATCCTGCTGGCCGTCGTTGACGGCCTGAAGGGCTTTCCCGATGCGATCACCGCAGTGTTCCCCGATGCGATCGTCCAGACCTGCATCGTTCACCTGCTGCGCAACTCGATGGACTTCGTCTCCTGGAAGGACCGAAAGAACCTCGCCAGCGCGCTCAAGGAGATTTACCGTGCCACCGACGCAGATGCCGCCGAAAAGGCGCTGACAGCATTTGAGGCTGGCCCTTGGGGGCAGCGCTATCCCGCCATCGGCCAGAGCTGGCGGCGCGCCTGGGGCGAGGTGATCCCGTTTTTTGCGTTCCCCGACGAGGTCCGCCGGATCATCTACACTACGAACGCCATCGAAGCTTTGAACTCGAAGCTCAGGCGGGCTGTCAGGGCCAGGGGACACTTCCCCAGCGACGAGGCCGCCACCAAGCTGCTCTACCTGATCTTGAATCGGTCGGAGAAAGAGTGGAAGATGCCACCACGTGAGTGGACCATGGCGAAGGCGCAATTTGCCGTGATCTTCGGCGAACGTTTCATCAGAGCCATGGCGGCCTGA
- a CDS encoding ribbon-helix-helix domain-containing protein gives MARNRPASLEAALGGALPQEPTAETATIVQHPANPVGAPAPKAKNYEQVVAYVPTACKKRLRMMCIEHDRDLNSFIREGIDLMLAKYGQPSLKEFEAKS, from the coding sequence ATGGCCAGAAACAGACCCGCGTCGCTTGAAGCCGCCCTGGGCGGTGCGCTGCCGCAGGAGCCAACCGCCGAGACCGCCACGATCGTGCAGCACCCGGCAAACCCTGTGGGCGCACCGGCGCCCAAAGCCAAGAACTACGAGCAGGTGGTCGCCTACGTGCCGACGGCCTGCAAGAAGCGCCTGCGCATGATGTGCATCGAGCACGACCGCGACCTCAACAGCTTCATCCGCGAGGGCATCGACCTGATGCTGGCGAAGTACGGCCAGCCGTCCCTCAAGGAGTTCGAGGCCAAGTCCTAA
- a CDS encoding IS256-like element ISMex3 family transposase, translated as METPTNIVRLRQPEDLDDPLTEVLRAGARRLLAQAVEMEADAFLSAMQDLRLPDGRARLVRHGHGPERAIQTGIGPVPVARVRVRDRGASGSEDRVRFTSTLLPKWARRTRSLDALLPVLYLRGVSTGDFQEALAALLGRDAPNLSPAVIARLTAAWADEYARWQGRDLSARRYVYVWADGVYLQARMEDQAECMLVLIGATPEGRKELVGFQVGVRESAQSWRELLVDVKRRGLSIAPEIAVGDGALGFWQALDEVFPGTAHQRCWVHKAANVLDKVPKSVQGAMKVDLREIHGAPTRAAAEAALAVFVEKYGAKYPRAATCLTKDREALLAFYDFPAEHWDHLRSSNPIESVFATVRHRTVRTKGALSATTAKLMVFKLVMAASKTWRRLKGENQLPKVVAGVIFRDGTEVTASPDHRAA; from the coding sequence ATGGAGACACCTACCAACATCGTCCGGCTTCGTCAGCCCGAAGACCTCGACGATCCCCTGACCGAGGTGCTGCGCGCCGGGGCCCGCCGCCTGCTCGCCCAAGCTGTTGAGATGGAGGCGGACGCGTTCCTGAGCGCGATGCAGGATCTGCGGCTTCCGGACGGACGCGCGCGGCTGGTGCGGCACGGCCATGGCCCGGAGCGGGCGATCCAGACCGGCATCGGCCCGGTGCCGGTGGCGCGGGTTCGTGTCCGAGATCGCGGCGCGAGCGGATCTGAGGACCGGGTTCGGTTCACCTCGACGCTCCTGCCGAAGTGGGCGCGGCGCACCCGCAGCCTGGATGCGTTACTGCCGGTCCTGTACCTACGCGGTGTCTCGACCGGCGACTTCCAGGAGGCGCTGGCCGCCCTTCTGGGTCGGGATGCTCCGAACCTCTCGCCGGCCGTCATTGCCCGGCTGACCGCGGCCTGGGCGGACGAGTATGCCCGCTGGCAGGGCCGCGATCTCTCCGCACGCCGCTACGTCTATGTCTGGGCCGACGGCGTCTACCTGCAGGCCCGGATGGAGGACCAGGCCGAGTGCATGCTCGTGCTGATCGGGGCGACGCCCGAGGGCCGGAAAGAACTCGTCGGCTTCCAGGTGGGCGTGCGCGAGAGCGCCCAGAGCTGGCGCGAGCTGCTCGTCGACGTGAAGCGGCGTGGGCTGTCGATCGCGCCCGAGATCGCGGTCGGCGACGGCGCACTCGGCTTCTGGCAGGCCCTGGACGAGGTCTTTCCGGGCACCGCTCACCAACGGTGTTGGGTTCACAAAGCGGCCAACGTCCTCGACAAGGTGCCGAAGTCCGTTCAGGGCGCGATGAAGGTGGATCTGCGTGAGATCCACGGTGCGCCGACCCGGGCGGCGGCCGAGGCGGCGCTGGCTGTCTTCGTCGAGAAGTACGGGGCCAAGTACCCGCGCGCCGCCACCTGCCTGACCAAGGACCGGGAGGCGCTGCTGGCGTTCTACGACTTCCCGGCCGAGCACTGGGACCACCTGCGCAGCTCGAACCCGATCGAGAGCGTGTTCGCCACGGTGCGGCATCGGACCGTGCGGACCAAAGGTGCACTCTCGGCCACGACCGCCAAGCTGATGGTGTTCAAGCTGGTGATGGCAGCCTCGAAAACCTGGCGACGGTTGAAGGGCGAAAACCAGTTGCCGAAGGTCGTGGCCGGCGTCATCTTCCGCGACGGGACCGAGGTCACCGCGAGCCCAGATCACCGCGCCGCCTGA
- the istB gene encoding IS21-like element helper ATPase IstB encodes MDAHDHLTALLDRLKLTVLRDQLDSLIDEAGRRDLTIREALTLFCEREVARRDQRRIDMSFGLARFPFVRDLTGFDYGAQPSLDKAQIREIATGRFIANGEAVLLLGPPGVGKTHLAVALGREAIVAGYTVLFTPATTLVAQLAKAHGEGRLEERLTHYAKPKLLIIDELGYLPFEPDAAHLFFQLVSRRYERGAMLITSNRAVGEWGSVFGDPVVATAILDRLLHHSHVITIRGDSYRLREKRRSGLLQKTTATLSPHQSDKANGTGVSSS; translated from the coding sequence ATGGACGCGCACGACCACCTCACCGCACTGCTGGACCGCCTGAAGCTGACCGTGCTCCGTGATCAGCTCGACAGCCTGATCGACGAGGCGGGGCGCCGGGACCTGACGATCCGCGAGGCGCTGACCTTGTTTTGCGAGCGCGAGGTCGCTCGCCGGGATCAGCGGCGGATCGACATGAGCTTTGGTCTTGCGCGTTTCCCGTTCGTGCGCGACCTCACGGGCTTCGATTACGGGGCGCAGCCGTCGCTGGACAAGGCACAGATCCGCGAAATCGCCACCGGACGCTTCATCGCCAACGGCGAGGCAGTTCTCCTCCTCGGGCCGCCGGGCGTCGGCAAGACACATCTGGCGGTCGCACTCGGCCGGGAAGCCATCGTGGCGGGCTACACGGTGCTGTTCACGCCCGCGACGACGTTGGTGGCGCAGCTCGCAAAGGCTCATGGGGAAGGCCGGCTCGAGGAGCGGCTCACCCATTACGCCAAACCAAAGCTCCTGATCATCGACGAACTCGGCTACCTGCCCTTCGAGCCCGATGCCGCGCACCTGTTCTTCCAGCTCGTGAGCCGTCGTTACGAGCGCGGCGCCATGCTCATCACGTCGAACCGGGCTGTGGGCGAATGGGGCAGCGTCTTCGGCGATCCGGTGGTGGCGACGGCAATCCTGGATCGCCTGCTCCACCACAGTCACGTGATCACAATCCGGGGCGACAGCTACCGGCTTCGCGAAAAGCGTCGCAGTGGTCTTCTGCAGAAGACCACTGCGACGCTCAGCCCGCATCAGTCGGACAAGGCAAACGGCACCGGGGTCAGTTCCTCGTGA
- the istA gene encoding IS21 family transposase, whose amino-acid sequence MVRTDGGVSLRLNAPRGDEMKTPDDVSAMARLKGLGWGSKRIAAELGCSRNTVKRWLQYGDWRPCVTPSRSKKLDGLSDWLADRFRRHAGNADVLRQELAAEKAIHVSLRTVERAVAPLRRELVAEARATVRFETRPGEQLQIDFGERRVEICGVQTKVFFFVATLGYSRRLHVRAFGHEKQDSWFTGMESAFQAFGGVPREVLLDNARALILHHDPSSREVVLHPRLHAFARHWGFRVRACAPYRARTKGKDERGVGYVKKNAIAGRRFESWAAMEAHLDAWTRDVADLRVHGTTGEAPRHRFDRDEGGALKPLAGLPPFTTARDLVRCVGADCAVAVDGNAYSVPWRLIGERVRVTVGSEIVRVHHGGHEIAVHAELKGRHGRVVEGLSGFPCVAGRLIIRPPWL is encoded by the coding sequence ATGGTTAGGACGGACGGAGGAGTTTCTCTGCGGTTGAACGCACCGCGGGGGGACGAGATGAAGACGCCGGACGATGTGTCGGCGATGGCGCGTCTGAAGGGGCTCGGCTGGGGCTCGAAGCGGATCGCGGCGGAGCTTGGGTGTTCACGCAACACGGTGAAGCGATGGCTTCAGTATGGGGATTGGCGTCCCTGCGTGACGCCGTCTCGGTCGAAGAAGTTGGACGGGCTTTCCGATTGGCTGGCCGATCGCTTCCGGCGTCACGCCGGCAACGCTGACGTCCTTCGGCAGGAACTGGCGGCCGAGAAGGCGATCCATGTCAGCCTGCGCACCGTCGAGCGTGCGGTGGCGCCGCTGCGTCGGGAGCTTGTGGCGGAAGCCCGTGCCACGGTCCGGTTCGAGACGCGGCCGGGAGAGCAGTTGCAGATCGACTTCGGCGAGCGTCGCGTCGAGATCTGTGGGGTCCAGACCAAGGTGTTCTTCTTCGTGGCGACGCTGGGCTACTCGCGCCGGCTGCATGTACGCGCCTTCGGGCACGAGAAGCAGGACAGTTGGTTCACCGGGATGGAGAGCGCGTTCCAGGCCTTCGGTGGGGTGCCGCGCGAGGTGCTTCTCGACAATGCCCGAGCGCTGATCCTGCACCACGATCCGTCGAGCCGGGAGGTCGTGCTTCATCCACGGCTGCATGCCTTCGCTCGGCATTGGGGCTTCCGGGTTCGGGCCTGCGCGCCGTACCGGGCCCGAACCAAGGGCAAGGACGAACGCGGCGTCGGCTACGTGAAGAAGAATGCGATCGCCGGTCGCCGCTTCGAGAGCTGGGCCGCGATGGAGGCGCATCTCGACGCGTGGACGCGGGACGTGGCGGATCTGCGCGTCCACGGCACGACGGGGGAGGCACCGCGGCATCGCTTCGATCGTGACGAAGGCGGCGCGTTGAAGCCGCTGGCAGGCCTGCCGCCCTTCACGACGGCACGGGATCTCGTGCGCTGCGTCGGGGCGGATTGCGCCGTGGCGGTCGACGGCAACGCCTACTCGGTTCCGTGGCGTCTGATCGGCGAGCGCGTCCGGGTCACGGTCGGAAGCGAGATCGTTCGGGTGCATCATGGCGGCCACGAGATTGCGGTCCATGCCGAGCTCAAGGGGCGCCACGGCCGGGTCGTCGAGGGACTGTCAGGATTTCCGTGTGTGGCCGGGCGGTTGATCATCAGGCCGCCATGGCTCTGA
- a CDS encoding ParA family protein yields the protein MHVLAIVSQKGGTGKSTLAFSLAVAAEEQGLRTSIIDIDPQGTTKKWYSRREAETGPEVNALSVNQLEAAMPLLRKQGVQLVIIDTPGADTPGVTAAIQLADLCLIPARPSVADIEASAPTVSAIHRLGKPFSYVLNQCPPGRSIRTTDAFRVLQLTGAVASTPLALRADHMDALATGQGVTERDPNSKAAGEIRELLTWTLNRMEGKPHGQKQTRVA from the coding sequence ATGCACGTACTCGCAATCGTCTCCCAGAAGGGCGGCACCGGCAAAAGCACCCTGGCGTTCTCGCTGGCGGTAGCTGCCGAGGAGCAGGGCCTCAGAACCTCAATCATCGACATCGACCCGCAGGGTACCACCAAGAAGTGGTACAGCCGCCGCGAGGCCGAGACCGGACCTGAGGTCAACGCCCTGAGCGTCAACCAGCTTGAGGCGGCGATGCCGCTGCTCCGGAAGCAGGGGGTTCAGCTGGTGATCATCGACACGCCGGGTGCCGACACGCCCGGTGTCACGGCAGCGATACAGCTGGCCGACCTATGCCTGATCCCCGCCCGGCCGAGCGTGGCCGATATCGAGGCGTCGGCGCCGACGGTCAGCGCCATTCACCGCCTAGGCAAACCGTTCTCCTACGTCCTCAACCAGTGCCCGCCGGGCCGCTCGATCCGCACGACGGATGCCTTCCGCGTCCTGCAGCTGACCGGTGCCGTGGCCAGCACGCCGCTCGCCCTGCGCGCCGACCATATGGACGCGTTGGCGACAGGGCAGGGGGTTACCGAACGCGATCCGAACAGCAAGGCCGCCGGCGAGATCCGCGAGCTGCTGACCTGGACGCTCAACCGCATGGAAGGAAAGCCGCATGGCCAGAAACAGACCCGCGTCGCTTGA